Sequence from the Corallococcus sp. EGB genome:
CGGGAACGGCGTGAACTTCGCCGTGTTCAGCGAGCACGCGAAGAAGGTGGAGGTCTGTCTCTTCGACCCTGCCCAGCCCCACAAGGAGACGCGCCGCTTCCCGTTGCTGGAGACCACGAACCACGTCTGGCACGGCTACATGCCGGGCTTGCAGGCCGGTTGCCTCTACGGCCTGCGGGTTCACGGTCCGTATGAACCGAAGAAGGGCCTGCGCTTCAACCCGCACAAGCTCCTGGTGGACCCCTACGCCCGGGCGCTGCACGGCGTCGTGGACCCCAAGGCCCCCATCCACGCCTACGTGCACGGGGGCAAGGACGAGGACCTGGCCATGGACACGCAGGACGACGCCTGGGGCGTGCCCAAGGCGGTCATCCTGTCGGACGGGTTCGACTGGGAGGGTGACCGGCGGCCGGAGGTCCCCTGGCACAAGACGGTCCTCTACGAACTGCACGTCAAGGGCTTCACGAAGCTGCACCCGCGCGTGCCGGAGCACCTGCGCGGCACGTACGCGGGCCTGGCGCACCCGGCTTCGATCGAGCACCTGAAGAAGGTGGGCGTGACGAGCGTGGAACTGCTGCCCATCCACGCCTTCGTGGACGAGCCGTTCCTCACCCAGAAGGGGCTCTCCAACTACTGGGGCTACAACACGCTGGGCTTCTTCGCACCGGACGCGCGCTACAGCGCGTCGGGCTCGCTGGGCGAGCAGGTGGCGGAGTTCAAGGGGATGGTGAAGCTGCTGCACCGCGCGGGCATCGAGGTCATCCTCGACGTGGTCTACAACCACACCTGCGAGGGCAACCACATGGGGCCCACGCTGTCCTTCAAGGGGCTGGATGCCGGCGCGTACTACCGGCTCAGTGAGAAGGACCCGCGCTTCTTCATGGACTTCACCGGGTGCGGCAACTCGTGGAACGCCACGCACCCGTACGCGCTGAAGCTCATCGCGGACTCGCTGCGCTACTGGGTGGAGGAGATGCACGTCGATGGCTTCCGCTTCGACCTGGCGACGACGCTGGGACGGGACCGGCACGGCTACGACACCCGCGCGGCCTTCTTCCAGATCCTCCACCAGGACCCCGTCTTGAGCCGCGTGAAGCTCATCGCGGAGCCGTGGGACGTGGGGGACTACGGCTACCAGGTGGGCAACTTCCCGGTGCTGTGGAGCGAGTGGAACGGCAAGTACCGCGACACCATGCGCCGCTACTGGAAGGGCGATGACCGGCAGGCGGCGGAGATCGGGTCACGGCTCACCGGCAGCTCGGACCTGTATGCGCTGTCCGGCCGCAAGCCCACGGCGAGCGTGAACTTCGTCACCGCGCACGACGGCTTCACGCTGCACGACCTGGTGACGTACAGCCAGAAGCACAACGAGGCCAACGGCGAGGACAACCGCGACGGCGCCAATGACAACCACGCCTGGAACTGCGGCGTGGAGGGGGAGACGAACGACCCCAAGGTGAACGCGCTGCGCGAGCAGCAGAAGCGCAACTTCCTGGCGTCCCTCTTCCTGT
This genomic interval carries:
- the glgX gene encoding glycogen debranching protein GlgX → MRRAEVLPGRPFPLGATYDGNGVNFAVFSEHAKKVEVCLFDPAQPHKETRRFPLLETTNHVWHGYMPGLQAGCLYGLRVHGPYEPKKGLRFNPHKLLVDPYARALHGVVDPKAPIHAYVHGGKDEDLAMDTQDDAWGVPKAVILSDGFDWEGDRRPEVPWHKTVLYELHVKGFTKLHPRVPEHLRGTYAGLAHPASIEHLKKVGVTSVELLPIHAFVDEPFLTQKGLSNYWGYNTLGFFAPDARYSASGSLGEQVAEFKGMVKLLHRAGIEVILDVVYNHTCEGNHMGPTLSFKGLDAGAYYRLSEKDPRFFMDFTGCGNSWNATHPYALKLIADSLRYWVEEMHVDGFRFDLATTLGRDRHGYDTRAAFFQILHQDPVLSRVKLIAEPWDVGDYGYQVGNFPVLWSEWNGKYRDTMRRYWKGDDRQAAEIGSRLTGSSDLYALSGRKPTASVNFVTAHDGFTLHDLVTYSQKHNEANGEDNRDGANDNHAWNCGVEGETNDPKVNALREQQKRNFLASLFLSQGVPMLVAGDEMGRTQKGNNNAYCQDNELSWVNWELNESQRQLLDFTVRIAKLRREQPVLSKRRFFRGAHIWDSELKDLAWFRPDGKEMRKEDWEKPYVRSLAFLLGGDAIATPDDEGHRIVGDTLLVLLNAHHEPITFMLPALEWGADWELVVDTAATGESQRTHTPAGGKVQAVGRSLVVLRRPATEWE